One segment of Saprospiraceae bacterium DNA contains the following:
- the rplI gene encoding 50S ribosomal protein L9, giving the protein MNIILLEHIEKVGAKHDVVKVKDGYGRNYLLPKGLAIVANKTNLAKLEGMKKQAAKKEAAVVSALREMAAKIANTTLKITAKAGESRRLFGSVTAQHIVNALKELGVEADKRIIEMPDEVKELGTYSATVKFHPEVVQEVKFEVVAEKEEVDETAD; this is encoded by the coding sequence ATGAATATCATTCTGCTCGAACATATCGAAAAGGTGGGTGCCAAGCATGATGTCGTCAAAGTGAAAGACGGTTATGGCCGCAACTACCTGCTCCCTAAAGGTCTGGCTATCGTGGCCAACAAGACGAACCTTGCCAAACTCGAAGGCATGAAAAAACAAGCGGCCAAGAAAGAAGCGGCTGTGGTCTCTGCTCTTCGGGAAATGGCTGCAAAAATTGCCAACACTACCCTGAAAATTACTGCAAAGGCTGGCGAATCGAGACGTCTTTTTGGCTCTGTGACGGCACAGCACATCGTCAACGCGCTCAAAGAATTAGGCGTGGAAGCAGATAAGCGCATCATCGAAATGCCCGACGAGGTAAAAGAGCTCGGCACCTATTCTGCTACCGTAAAATTTCACCCAGAAGTGGTGCAAGAGGTCAAGTTTGAGGTCGTCGCCGAAAAAGAAGAGGTAGACGAGACCGCAGATTAG
- a CDS encoding thiolase family protein yields the protein MQEAYIIAGYRSAVGKAGKGGFKSYRPDDLAVDVINHLLASAPQLDPKMVDDCIVGCANPEGEQGLQIGRLISVRALGKDVPGMTVNRYCASGLETISIAVAKIRAGMGHCYVAGGTESMSFIPMTGYKLAPNYNIAANTPDYLVGMGLTAEAVANKWNISREDADAFSVRSHQRAAAAIDAGKFKDEIVPVKVTDVWVENDKRKESFHVVDTDEGVRRDTSLEGLSKLRPAFASDGKVTAGNSSQTSDGAAFVLVMSEELMKSLGLKPIARLAACAVAGVEPLYMGIGPCSAIPKALKQSGMKLDDIQAVELNEAFAAQALAVIREAGLNPDIVNVNGGAVALGHPLGCTGAKLTVQILNEMRRSNQKYGMVTACVGGGQGIAGIFERLN from the coding sequence ATGCAAGAAGCATATATTATTGCCGGATACCGCTCCGCAGTCGGCAAAGCTGGCAAAGGCGGATTCAAATCATATCGCCCTGACGACTTAGCCGTTGATGTTATCAACCACCTTTTAGCTTCCGCGCCTCAACTCGACCCCAAAATGGTGGACGACTGTATCGTGGGGTGCGCCAATCCAGAAGGTGAGCAGGGGCTTCAAATCGGTCGCCTCATTTCCGTTCGTGCACTTGGCAAGGATGTGCCGGGCATGACCGTCAATCGCTATTGCGCCTCAGGGCTCGAAACCATTAGCATTGCTGTGGCCAAAATCCGTGCAGGCATGGGTCATTGTTATGTGGCTGGCGGCACCGAGAGCATGTCATTCATCCCGATGACTGGCTACAAACTTGCCCCCAACTACAACATTGCCGCAAATACACCCGATTATTTGGTGGGCATGGGTCTTACTGCCGAAGCGGTGGCCAACAAGTGGAATATCAGCCGTGAGGATGCAGATGCTTTTTCCGTTCGCAGCCATCAGCGCGCTGCGGCTGCCATAGATGCAGGCAAGTTTAAAGATGAAATCGTGCCGGTAAAAGTCACCGATGTTTGGGTAGAAAACGACAAGCGCAAAGAGTCGTTCCATGTTGTTGACACCGACGAAGGGGTGCGTCGCGATACCTCTCTGGAAGGGCTTTCGAAACTTAGACCAGCATTTGCGAGCGACGGCAAAGTGACGGCAGGAAACTCCTCTCAAACCTCCGACGGTGCGGCATTTGTGCTGGTGATGTCGGAAGAACTGATGAAATCGTTGGGCTTAAAGCCAATTGCCCGTTTGGCCGCTTGCGCCGTGGCGGGAGTGGAGCCGCTCTACATGGGCATCGGCCCTTGCTCAGCTATCCCTAAGGCATTGAAGCAGTCAGGGATGAAACTCGACGATATTCAGGCAGTGGAGCTCAACGAGGCTTTTGCCGCACAAGCCCTTGCAGTCATAAGAGAAGCGGGGCTGAATCCCGACATTGTCAACGTGAATGGAGGTGCTGTGGCACTTGGCCATCCACTTGGCTGCACGGGAGCCAAGCTCACGGTGCAGATACTCAATGAAATGCGTCGAAGCAATCAAAAGTACGGCATGGTGACGGCATGTGTTGGCGGCGGTCAAGGCATAGCTGGCATTTTTGAAAGGTTGAACTAA
- a CDS encoding SOS response-associated peptidase, whose product MCGRYSFAPKPQQLEARLRDAKRPELKISYNIAPTHQGYVIANDAPRSLQAMEWGLVPHWSADGKNNGKLINARSEGIEERPSFREPIQRRRCLVLADSFYEWRAEPGGRKIPYRIFLKNGDLLFIAGIWDEWKKMGETRRTFSIVTTPPNLEMSALHNRMPAILLTQTMQEHWLSSLPADEVLTMLRPIADGSLAMYRVSEKLNKPDYDEPDLHDALPEQPTLF is encoded by the coding sequence ATGTGTGGTCGTTACTCTTTTGCTCCCAAACCCCAACAACTCGAAGCCCGTCTGCGTGATGCGAAACGCCCAGAACTAAAAATTAGCTATAACATCGCACCGACCCATCAAGGATATGTCATCGCCAACGATGCGCCACGCTCACTGCAGGCAATGGAGTGGGGGCTCGTGCCTCATTGGAGCGCAGATGGCAAGAACAATGGTAAATTGATAAACGCCCGCTCAGAAGGTATCGAAGAACGACCGTCGTTTCGGGAGCCGATTCAGCGTAGGCGTTGCTTGGTGCTCGCCGACAGTTTTTATGAATGGCGCGCCGAACCCGGCGGGCGAAAAATTCCCTACCGCATCTTTTTGAAAAATGGAGACCTGTTGTTTATAGCTGGCATTTGGGATGAGTGGAAAAAGATGGGCGAGACGAGGCGAACCTTTTCTATTGTCACCACTCCACCCAATCTTGAAATGTCGGCATTGCACAACCGTATGCCCGCCATTCTGCTCACCCAAACCATGCAAGAACATTGGTTGTCCTCCCTTCCAGCAGATGAAGTACTCACCATGCTGCGTCCAATAGCGGACGGCTCGTTGGCAATGTATCGGGTTTCCGAGAAGCTGAACAAACCCGACTACGACGAACCAGACTTGCACGACGCGCTTCCCGAACAACCAACTTTGTTCTGA
- the rpsF gene encoding 30S ribosomal protein S6, with product MRHYEVTFIVDPVLSGDEVKATAEHVQKELTGFGATIVAVDEMGIRQLAYPINKRSSGVYYTIEFGCEAADWLSKFELNLKRNERVLRFLTVKLDKYGIKYNDDKRNGRIGVKKKKEEVPVAAENAAVEELVPAPEVVDLDAD from the coding sequence ATGAGACATTACGAAGTCACCTTCATCGTAGATCCAGTGCTGTCGGGCGATGAAGTCAAAGCGACAGCAGAACACGTCCAAAAAGAACTTACAGGTTTTGGGGCTACTATCGTAGCGGTGGACGAGATGGGTATTCGGCAGCTGGCCTACCCTATCAACAAACGCTCTTCGGGCGTTTATTACACCATTGAGTTTGGCTGCGAGGCCGCTGATTGGTTGTCCAAGTTCGAGTTGAACCTGAAGCGCAACGAGCGCGTGCTTCGCTTCCTCACCGTTAAACTCGACAAATACGGCATCAAGTACAACGACGACAAGCGCAACGGCCGAATCGGGGTGAAGAAGAAGAAAGAAGAGGTGCCCGTCGCTGCTGAAAATGCTGCCGTCGAAGAATTGGTGCCCGCGCCAGAAGTGGTTGACCTTGATGCAGATTAA
- a CDS encoding COX15/CtaA family protein yields the protein MKMKYAKEERTPRAVKIWLIVGLCMIAMQVVIGGITRLTGSGLSITRWEIVTGSVPPLSEAKWESEFELYRQTPQYQKINRGMSLSEFKFIYFWEYFHRLWARLMGLVFIFPFLWFLWRGMLSRRLMLHLIVVVVLAGLEGFFGWIMVASGLIHRPWVNAYNLTLHLCMALVIFGYLLWTIFIAYRPQPPGFANNSLRRMGWWLVGIAFFQIALGAMMSGSKAGLFYPTWPDMKGEYFPAILLDGSHWVADSFIHYDTNPFMPALIQFLHRNTAYLLTFMVLYFAWRMRKIIVTGDLRTGVVALVAALLVQVLLGIVTLINCQGAIPVDLGVLHQAGAVLLFGVLLYVNYQMSGRRLEIRGS from the coding sequence ATGAAAATGAAATACGCGAAAGAAGAGCGCACCCCACGCGCAGTAAAAATTTGGCTCATCGTGGGGTTGTGCATGATAGCCATGCAAGTGGTAATTGGTGGCATCACAAGGCTGACGGGCAGTGGGTTGAGCATCACTCGCTGGGAAATAGTGACAGGCAGCGTCCCTCCTCTCAGCGAGGCAAAATGGGAATCGGAATTCGAACTATACCGACAAACTCCTCAATATCAAAAGATTAACAGGGGAATGAGCCTAAGTGAGTTTAAATTTATTTATTTCTGGGAGTACTTCCATCGCTTGTGGGCGCGGTTGATGGGTCTGGTGTTTATCTTTCCTTTCTTGTGGTTTTTGTGGCGAGGCATGCTGTCTCGACGGTTGATGTTGCACCTAATCGTGGTGGTTGTTTTAGCTGGTTTGGAAGGCTTTTTTGGCTGGATTATGGTAGCAAGTGGTTTGATTCACCGTCCGTGGGTGAATGCGTACAACCTTACTCTTCATCTTTGCATGGCGTTGGTGATTTTCGGCTATCTGCTCTGGACCATTTTCATTGCGTACCGGCCCCAGCCACCAGGCTTCGCCAACAATTCATTGAGGCGAATGGGCTGGTGGCTGGTAGGGATAGCATTTTTTCAAATAGCACTTGGAGCCATGATGTCAGGTTCAAAAGCAGGTCTTTTTTACCCAACTTGGCCCGATATGAAAGGAGAATACTTCCCTGCCATCTTGCTCGACGGTAGCCATTGGGTGGCGGATAGTTTCATTCATTATGACACTAATCCCTTTATGCCGGCATTAATTCAATTCTTGCATAGAAATACGGCTTACCTGCTTACTTTCATGGTTTTGTACTTCGCATGGAGAATGAGAAAAATCATCGTGACAGGCGACCTGCGCACTGGCGTTGTGGCGTTAGTTGCGGCATTGCTAGTGCAAGTGTTGTTGGGTATTGTCACGCTTATTAACTGTCAGGGTGCCATTCCTGTGGATTTGGGAGTGTTGCATCAGGCTGGGGCTGTGCTGCTTTTTGGGGTATTGCTTTATGTAAACTATCAGATGTCGGGTCGTCGCCTCGAAATTCGAGGTTCGTAA
- a CDS encoding VOC family protein — MFISGIQQVGVGVANVQEAFKWYRQHFGFDVPIFEEAAVAGLMLPYTGGQPQARHAILALNLQGGGGLEIWQYTGRTPMPSAFQTQLGDLGIFIAKIKCKDVQACFHDLRKRGVNMLSTPIARPDGQEHFFAKDPWGNTFEIVEAYDWFSKSQPYLTGGVYGAIIGVSDMGSSVNFYSEVLGYEIVVYDKTDDFTDWHGVDGGFDRYRRVLLRHAEKRKGPFSRMLGDTEIELVQSLERQPRKIYEQRYWGDLGFIHLCFDITGMNEMKKFCAEKGHVFTVDSSGSFDMGEAAGYFSYIEDPDGTLIEFVETHKIPIMKKLGWYLDLRKRSKPEKPLPTWMLRALGLGRVKDK, encoded by the coding sequence ATGTTTATTTCTGGTATTCAGCAAGTTGGTGTCGGTGTGGCCAATGTTCAGGAAGCGTTCAAATGGTATCGGCAGCACTTTGGTTTCGATGTTCCAATTTTTGAAGAAGCTGCTGTGGCTGGTCTGATGCTGCCTTATACGGGCGGCCAGCCGCAGGCGCGACACGCTATTCTCGCGCTCAATCTACAGGGCGGAGGTGGCCTTGAAATATGGCAGTACACCGGCCGCACACCCATGCCATCCGCCTTCCAGACTCAACTTGGCGACCTCGGTATTTTCATCGCGAAAATCAAATGCAAAGATGTCCAGGCTTGTTTCCATGACTTGCGCAAACGCGGCGTGAATATGTTGAGCACACCTATCGCTCGCCCTGACGGACAAGAACACTTTTTTGCGAAAGACCCTTGGGGCAACACTTTTGAAATCGTAGAAGCATATGATTGGTTTTCCAAAAGCCAGCCATACCTGACTGGGGGTGTATATGGTGCCATTATCGGAGTTTCCGACATGGGCAGTTCGGTAAATTTTTATTCAGAAGTTCTTGGCTACGAAATAGTTGTGTACGACAAGACAGACGATTTTACTGATTGGCACGGTGTGGACGGTGGTTTTGACCGCTATCGTCGGGTACTCCTACGCCACGCCGAAAAACGCAAAGGGCCGTTCAGTCGAATGCTTGGCGACACGGAAATCGAGCTCGTGCAGAGCCTCGAACGCCAGCCGCGCAAAATCTACGAGCAGCGCTATTGGGGCGATTTGGGCTTTATCCATCTGTGTTTTGATATCACGGGCATGAACGAGATGAAAAAGTTTTGCGCCGAAAAAGGCCACGTCTTCACGGTGGACTCGAGCGGCTCGTTCGATATGGGCGAGGCGGCGGGCTATTTTTCCTATATCGAGGACCCTGACGGCACGCTTATCGAGTTCGTGGAGACGCACAAAATCCCGATAATGAAAAAGTTGGGCTGGTATCTCGATTTGCGCAAACGCAGTAAGCCGGAGAAACCTTTGCCCACATGGATGCTTAGGGCGTTGGGGTTAGGGAGGGTGAAAGACAAGTAA
- the rpsR gene encoding 30S ribosomal protein S18 yields the protein MAASREDVKFLSNPKIGLRRKKYCRFRKFGIKHIDYKDSDFLLQFINEQGKLLPRRITGNSLKYQRRVATAVKRARHLGMLPFVADLMK from the coding sequence ATGGCTGCTTCAAGAGAAGACGTTAAATTTTTAAGCAACCCGAAAATCGGGCTTCGCCGCAAAAAATATTGCCGTTTCCGCAAGTTTGGAATCAAACACATTGACTATAAGGACAGCGATTTTTTGCTGCAATTCATCAACGAGCAGGGCAAATTGTTGCCGCGACGTATCACAGGTAATAGCCTGAAGTATCAGCGTCGGGTAGCTACTGCTGTCAAACGCGCGCGTCATTTGGGCATGCTGCCTTTCGTGGCCGACTTGATGAAGTAA